In Bacillus sp. NP247, one DNA window encodes the following:
- a CDS encoding NAD(P)H-dependent oxidoreductase, whose protein sequence is MNVLIIYAHPNSSSFNGAILEHVQKGLEETNHSVTLLDLYKEQFDPVLVFNEEKKRRDLLNEEETKRYRELVQKADILLFIYPIWWWGMPAILKGFIDRIFVAGFAYKYEGALPKGLFKGKKAWVINTLDSPLWYVALLYRSADWIMMKRGVLRFCGIRNIKRSAFQSVKTSKLDKREKWLLQIEEKARTL, encoded by the coding sequence GTGAACGTATTAATTATATACGCTCATCCTAATTCTTCAAGCTTTAATGGGGCAATTTTAGAGCATGTGCAAAAAGGACTTGAGGAAACAAATCATTCTGTTACGCTACTTGATTTATATAAAGAACAATTTGATCCAGTGCTTGTATTTAATGAAGAGAAGAAAAGACGTGATTTACTAAATGAAGAAGAGACGAAGCGATATAGAGAATTAGTGCAGAAGGCGGATATTCTTCTTTTCATATATCCAATATGGTGGTGGGGCATGCCTGCTATTTTAAAAGGATTTATCGATCGTATTTTTGTAGCTGGATTTGCTTATAAATATGAGGGGGCATTACCGAAAGGCTTATTTAAAGGTAAGAAGGCGTGGGTTATTAATACGTTAGACTCACCGTTATGGTACGTAGCACTATTATATCGATCAGCGGATTGGATTATGATGAAAAGAGGGGTTTTGCGTTTTTGTGGTATTCGCAATATAAAACGTTCTGCTTTTCAATCTGTGAAAACGAGTAAACTAGATAAGCGTGAAAAATGGCTATTACAAATAGAAGAAAAGGCTCGTACATTATGA
- a CDS encoding serine/threonine-protein kinase, which translates to MSINSFVGLIKDELLKEVSIRSEDEFEPVVVKDIPRLWKCLGTGNYAAVFMHKEYKDWVVKVYAREGEGIEKESEVYRRIGNHPSYSKLIYKGGNFIVLKRLKAITLYDAIHKGIKIPRQVILDINEAIEYAREQGLTPCDVHGKNVMMENGRGYVVDVSDFLKTKEDSKWRDLEKAYFTFYLPFIYKLPFPVKIPYFMLNIVRRSYRKYKKLKKKFKL; encoded by the coding sequence ATGAGTATAAATAGTTTTGTGGGATTGATAAAGGACGAATTATTAAAAGAGGTAAGCATAAGAAGTGAGGATGAATTCGAGCCTGTAGTAGTTAAAGATATTCCCAGACTTTGGAAGTGTTTAGGGACAGGTAATTATGCCGCAGTATTTATGCACAAAGAATACAAAGATTGGGTAGTGAAAGTTTACGCGCGAGAAGGAGAAGGAATTGAAAAAGAATCAGAAGTATACCGAAGAATCGGAAATCATCCTTCTTATTCGAAGCTTATATATAAAGGGGGAAATTTCATAGTATTGAAACGTTTAAAAGCAATTACCTTATACGATGCTATTCATAAGGGGATTAAAATTCCTAGACAGGTAATCCTTGATATCAATGAAGCTATAGAATATGCAAGAGAACAAGGATTAACTCCTTGTGATGTTCACGGGAAAAATGTGATGATGGAAAACGGAAGGGGGTATGTAGTCGATGTATCTGATTTCTTAAAAACAAAAGAAGATAGTAAGTGGAGAGACCTAGAAAAGGCATATTTTACATTTTACTTGCCTTTCATTTATAAATTGCCTTTCCCTGTTAAAATACCGTATTTCATGTTAAACATTGTTAGACGTTCATATAGAAAATATAAGAAGCTTAAAAAGAAATTCAAATTGTAA
- a CDS encoding ABC transporter ATP-binding protein, with protein MIKPVVDVKNIQKLYGKKGENQSHALKGVSFSIQEGEFVGIMGPSGSGKTTLLNVISTLDTATGGIVEIAGTDITKMKQGELSDFRSQKLGFIFQDFNLLENLSIYENIALPLSLQGVSSRNIGKKVEKVADMLGITSILQKYPSEVSGGQKQRSAAARALVHEPAIILGDEPTGALDSKNATSLLNAMTSLNKEQGVSIMMVTHDPYSASYCQRILFIQDGELYKEIYRGGTREEFYKEILNVLANLGTQKA; from the coding sequence ATGATAAAACCAGTTGTAGATGTAAAAAACATTCAAAAATTGTACGGTAAAAAAGGTGAGAATCAATCACACGCGTTAAAAGGTGTATCATTTTCGATTCAAGAGGGAGAGTTTGTTGGTATTATGGGGCCTTCTGGTTCTGGTAAAACAACATTATTAAATGTAATTTCAACGTTAGATACAGCAACGGGCGGTATTGTTGAAATTGCAGGTACTGATATTACGAAAATGAAGCAAGGTGAGCTTTCTGATTTCCGTTCGCAAAAATTAGGATTCATTTTCCAAGACTTTAACTTATTAGAGAATTTATCTATATATGAAAATATTGCACTCCCACTTTCACTTCAAGGTGTCTCATCTCGTAATATTGGAAAGAAAGTAGAAAAAGTAGCTGATATGTTAGGCATTACATCAATACTTCAAAAGTATCCTTCTGAAGTATCTGGTGGACAAAAGCAACGTTCTGCAGCAGCACGTGCGTTAGTGCATGAGCCTGCAATTATTTTAGGGGACGAGCCAACAGGAGCTCTTGATTCTAAAAATGCAACAAGTTTACTTAATGCCATGACAAGTTTAAATAAAGAGCAAGGTGTATCCATTATGATGGTTACACATGATCCTTACAGTGCAAGTTACTGTCAGCGTATTTTATTCATTCAAGATGGTGAGTTATATAAAGAAATTTATCGGGGTGGTACCCGTGAAGAATTCTATAAAGAAATTTTAAACGTGCTTGCAAACTTAGGCACACAAAAAGCGTAA
- a CDS encoding HAMP domain-containing sensor histidine kinase: MKNVSFRNRIIIKLLGAVAVSFFVSFGLTILILQYVIDPFFIKHEDFGMFEFRFAMLFLFTFAIFNFIIIFLILVRKKIAYLKLISDNVNDIANGKLGLTIGINGKDELTQLAQNINYMSKKLENTFEQERRLERTKNELITNVSHDLRTPLTSIIGYIDLLKRGQYNSKIQLQEYLETTYLKSQRLKYLIDELFEYTRLSGIDANLNFNEVDLSGLLEQIVGEYIPIFEKESLSVQKSITEETIPIFMDIEKMVRVYENLFMNAIKYSMKPSELSVCLELMDNKAILKVSNKVEKPPVSDPNKLFERFFRGDKARKDDQGNGLGLAISKRIVELHHGNIYAEYKDGWMSFIVEHPIK; the protein is encoded by the coding sequence ATGAAGAATGTTAGTTTTAGAAATAGGATAATTATAAAACTTCTTGGTGCTGTTGCAGTTAGTTTTTTTGTTTCATTCGGTTTAACAATCCTTATTTTGCAATACGTCATAGATCCATTTTTTATAAAACACGAAGATTTTGGCATGTTTGAATTCAGATTCGCAATGTTGTTCTTATTCACGTTCGCAATTTTTAACTTTATAATAATTTTTTTGATATTGGTTCGAAAGAAAATAGCATATTTGAAGCTCATTTCTGATAATGTGAATGATATTGCCAATGGAAAACTGGGTTTAACTATTGGGATTAACGGGAAGGACGAATTAACCCAACTTGCTCAAAATATCAACTATATGTCCAAGAAATTGGAAAATACATTTGAACAGGAAAGACGATTAGAACGTACAAAAAATGAACTTATAACCAATGTATCTCATGACTTACGCACACCGTTAACATCTATTATTGGCTATATAGATCTATTAAAAAGAGGGCAATATAACAGTAAAATACAATTACAAGAATACCTTGAAACCACTTATTTAAAATCACAGAGACTGAAATATTTGATTGATGAACTGTTTGAATACACCCGTTTATCAGGTATAGATGCTAATTTAAACTTTAATGAAGTCGATTTATCAGGTTTGTTGGAGCAAATAGTTGGAGAATACATTCCTATATTTGAAAAAGAAAGTTTGAGCGTTCAAAAATCAATCACGGAAGAAACAATACCTATTTTCATGGATATTGAAAAAATGGTACGTGTATATGAAAATCTGTTTATGAATGCGATAAAGTACAGCATGAAACCATCTGAATTATCTGTATGTCTTGAATTAATGGATAACAAAGCAATTTTGAAAGTATCAAATAAAGTCGAGAAACCGCCTGTTAGCGATCCAAATAAATTGTTTGAAAGGTTTTTTAGGGGGGACAAGGCAAGAAAAGATGACCAGGGAAATGGTCTTGGGCTTGCTATCTCAAAAAGAATTGTTGAACTTCATCATGGTAATATATATGCAGAATATAAAGACGGCTGGATGTCCTTCATTGTTGAACATCCAATTAAATAG
- a CDS encoding group-specific protein, producing the protein MNEIDHNIKCCNDDDELFRTYIKCLVQLKKCSEALKQIQIQLRNDYLIRGICEREVDEVIKGSKEYETYFLPKVLQWNFLKNNPHMIGKVCEDLFTYEALNHAEIEWRKVMNCIDKE; encoded by the coding sequence ATGAATGAAATAGATCATAATATAAAGTGTTGCAATGATGATGACGAACTTTTTCGTACGTATATTAAGTGTTTAGTCCAATTGAAGAAGTGTAGTGAAGCGTTAAAACAAATTCAGATACAATTAAGAAATGATTATTTAATAAGAGGGATTTGTGAAAGAGAAGTTGATGAGGTGATAAAGGGAAGTAAAGAATATGAAACATATTTTCTTCCTAAAGTATTGCAGTGGAATTTCCTTAAGAACAATCCTCATATGATTGGAAAAGTGTGTGAAGATTTGTTTACATATGAAGCATTAAATCATGCCGAGATAGAGTGGAGGAAGGTAATGAACTGTATAGATAAAGAATGA
- a CDS encoding GNAT family N-acetyltransferase, whose translation MHPILLDVPLQIETDRLILRAPLQAGDGNVVHQAIKDSISELKQWLLLFQSIPTVEETEIILRNAHIDFLKRESFRYLIYHKDTNDFIGTASLHGINWKISKCEIGYWINTQFSGNGYMTEVVSELTNLAFQLLKFRRIEIRCESTNTKSRTIPEKLGFELEGILRNEDLSADSKKLIDTCIFAKVN comes from the coding sequence ATGCATCCTATTTTATTAGATGTTCCGTTACAAATAGAAACAGACAGACTAATTCTTCGAGCACCACTTCAAGCTGGTGACGGGAATGTCGTACACCAAGCTATTAAGGATTCCATTAGTGAGTTAAAGCAATGGTTGCTTTTATTCCAGTCAATCCCTACTGTTGAAGAAACGGAAATTATCCTGAGAAATGCCCATATAGATTTTTTAAAAAGAGAAAGCTTTCGCTATCTTATCTATCATAAGGATACTAATGATTTTATTGGAACTGCTAGCCTTCACGGAATTAATTGGAAGATTTCTAAATGTGAAATTGGATACTGGATTAACACGCAATTTAGTGGCAATGGATATATGACAGAGGTAGTAAGTGAGTTAACAAACCTTGCATTTCAGTTACTCAAATTTAGAAGGATTGAAATAAGATGCGAATCTACTAACACGAAAAGTCGTACGATCCCTGAAAAACTAGGTTTTGAGCTTGAGGGGATATTACGTAATGAAGATCTTTCAGCTGACAGTAAAAAACTAATTGATACCTGCATCTTTGCAAAGGTAAATTAG
- a CDS encoding SWIM zinc finger domain-containing protein, with translation MYAYLLKELHRYIPNYIVDRGYEYYEEGHVEDVEVHDNKVFAFVTGNAGNYEVVIDLEDFAGSSCECPYENYCKHMAAVVYDIQGAGESTVKEKLNGLEKEELLTVLNRLLQSSKNVQIVEKMLKKG, from the coding sequence ATGTACGCATATTTATTAAAAGAACTACATAGGTATATCCCGAACTACATTGTTGATAGAGGTTATGAATATTATGAAGAGGGACATGTAGAAGATGTTGAAGTACATGATAATAAAGTATTTGCTTTTGTGACTGGTAATGCAGGAAATTATGAAGTAGTTATTGATCTTGAAGATTTTGCAGGAAGTAGTTGCGAGTGTCCGTACGAAAATTATTGTAAACATATGGCGGCAGTTGTTTATGATATTCAAGGTGCTGGTGAGAGTACGGTTAAAGAGAAACTGAACGGTTTAGAAAAAGAAGAGTTACTAACAGTATTAAATCGTTTGTTACAAAGTTCGAAAAATGTCCAAATCGTAGAGAAGATGTTAAAGAAAGGGTAG
- a CDS encoding ribose ABC transporter ATP-binding protein encodes MNPKSVGAALSSSKFLEDKMIEEIDLKKAYYIVEYGTSTGVFTEKLIKRRNLKTIILLVENNKGFYFFTKSKI; translated from the coding sequence ATGAACCCAAAATCAGTTGGTGCAGCCCTGTCCAGTTCAAAGTTTCTTGAAGACAAAATGATTGAAGAAATTGATCTTAAGAAAGCGTATTACATTGTCGAATATGGAACAAGTACAGGTGTATTCACAGAAAAATTAATTAAAAGAAGAAATCTCAAGACAATTATTCTATTAGTGGAAAATAATAAGGGATTTTATTTTTTTACTAAAAGCAAAATTTAA
- a CDS encoding YwiC-like family protein: MKLVIPKQHGAWAMLVIPFLLSVLLGKPTFYHIPLFLAWFFIYLATYPFLMYIRQRRKKEFLHAAIIYFIIAFVFGMISLLYEWRILLFAVVMIPLFIVNMYYARQKNERALLNDICAIIVFCIGGLISYYFSMKFIDKTALFIALISFLYFLGSTFYVKTMIREKNNPKYRFISWGYHIVLTVIVFAINPWCSLIFVPSVIRAIMLYGKKISILKVGILEIVNSVYFLIITVIMMKYAI; encoded by the coding sequence ATGAAGTTAGTTATTCCGAAGCAGCATGGAGCATGGGCGATGCTTGTTATACCATTTCTATTAAGTGTATTACTTGGTAAACCTACTTTTTATCATATCCCATTGTTTTTAGCCTGGTTCTTTATCTATCTAGCTACTTATCCATTTCTCATGTACATAAGGCAAAGACGAAAAAAAGAATTTCTACACGCTGCAATTATTTATTTTATCATTGCATTCGTATTTGGGATGATTTCTTTATTATATGAATGGCGAATTCTTTTATTCGCAGTAGTCATGATTCCATTATTTATTGTAAATATGTATTACGCTCGTCAAAAAAATGAACGAGCATTACTAAATGACATTTGTGCGATTATAGTGTTTTGTATAGGTGGTTTAATCAGTTATTATTTCTCCATGAAATTCATAGATAAAACAGCATTATTCATTGCGCTTATTTCATTTCTATATTTTTTAGGAAGTACGTTTTATGTGAAAACGATGATTCGTGAAAAAAATAATCCGAAGTATCGTTTTATATCTTGGGGATATCATATTGTATTAACGGTGATTGTATTTGCTATAAATCCATGGTGTTCACTCATATTTGTACCAAGTGTAATTCGGGCCATTATGTTGTATGGCAAAAAGATTTCTATATTAAAAGTAGGGATTTTAGAAATTGTTAATTCTGTATATTTTTTAATAATAACGGTAATAATGATGAAGTATGCCATTTGA
- a CDS encoding ABC transporter ATP-binding protein, whose product MDMVAHAKIKNLSFIYADENEYALQHIFLSVQKGEFIVLAGGSGSGKTTLLKHFKKELLPIGTRSGHTYYDGALLEDVPDLLSAQEIGMVFQNPENQLVMDTVIQELAFSLENIGLPSHIIQKRIAELISFLGFQDLLHQSVHTLSGGQKQLVNLAAVLVMQPKLLLLDEPTAQLDPIAAKEFLGLLKRINEELGITIVLSEHRLDEVIPLATRVVCMDNGRIIYDGTSKSVIANMWEVEKLRPFIPQIPRLFLEWNVKEIPFTVREAQMKMNDFSAISYRNGQVEQCERQEVILSAEHISFQYEKNSPLILRDLTVNIEKGKWTALVGKNGTGKSTLLTILAGLQKARRGKVKWNGKVIHKIDSKERFKSIGYVSQHPYYHFTFDTVWEEVYERARELYGEEGKVIAEEMLKKFWLDSLKERHPHDCSGGEQQLLALCTTLLSKPTLLLLDEPTKGLDPWKKERVGELFKQLQKEGTTIVMATHDIEFAAKYVDQCMMLFDGKVIMNDEPKEFFSGNFFYTTSINRFIRRELPFALTWEDVYEACPNDMLHL is encoded by the coding sequence ATGGATATGGTGGCGCATGCAAAAATAAAGAATTTGTCATTTATATATGCTGATGAAAATGAATACGCGTTACAGCATATTTTTCTTTCTGTTCAAAAAGGAGAATTTATAGTACTTGCTGGTGGTTCTGGTTCTGGGAAGACAACTTTATTGAAACATTTTAAAAAGGAGTTACTTCCAATTGGCACGCGTTCTGGGCATACATATTATGATGGTGCTTTATTAGAAGATGTACCTGATTTATTATCTGCACAAGAAATTGGTATGGTATTTCAAAATCCAGAAAATCAGCTCGTAATGGATACAGTTATTCAAGAATTAGCATTCTCTTTAGAAAATATCGGGCTACCATCACATATTATTCAAAAAAGAATAGCGGAACTCATTAGCTTTTTAGGATTTCAAGATTTGTTACATCAATCTGTTCATACTTTATCTGGTGGTCAAAAACAACTAGTAAATTTAGCAGCAGTATTAGTCATGCAGCCGAAGCTACTATTACTGGATGAACCGACAGCGCAGCTAGATCCGATTGCTGCAAAAGAGTTTTTAGGATTGTTAAAACGTATTAATGAAGAACTTGGAATTACGATAGTTTTAAGTGAACATCGTTTAGATGAAGTCATACCGCTCGCAACACGCGTTGTTTGTATGGATAACGGCAGAATCATTTATGATGGTACGTCTAAAAGTGTGATAGCGAACATGTGGGAAGTAGAAAAGCTTCGTCCATTTATTCCACAAATTCCAAGATTGTTTTTAGAGTGGAATGTGAAAGAGATTCCATTTACAGTGCGAGAAGCGCAAATGAAAATGAATGATTTTTCAGCGATATCATATAGGAATGGGCAAGTAGAACAATGTGAGAGGCAAGAAGTAATTTTAAGTGCAGAACATATATCTTTTCAATATGAAAAAAATAGTCCACTTATTTTACGAGATTTAACAGTGAACATCGAAAAAGGAAAATGGACAGCTTTAGTTGGGAAAAATGGAACTGGGAAGTCTACACTGTTAACGATTTTAGCAGGATTGCAAAAAGCTAGAAGAGGTAAGGTAAAGTGGAATGGAAAAGTGATACATAAAATTGATTCGAAAGAACGATTTAAAAGTATAGGGTATGTATCGCAACATCCGTACTATCATTTTACATTTGATACAGTATGGGAAGAGGTTTATGAGCGTGCGCGTGAATTATATGGTGAAGAGGGAAAAGTAATAGCAGAAGAAATGTTGAAAAAGTTCTGGTTAGATTCACTTAAAGAGCGCCATCCACATGATTGTAGCGGCGGAGAGCAACAATTACTCGCATTATGTACAACGTTATTATCAAAGCCAACTTTATTATTACTGGATGAGCCGACAAAGGGACTAGATCCATGGAAAAAGGAAAGAGTAGGAGAGCTATTTAAACAGTTGCAAAAAGAAGGTACAACAATTGTAATGGCAACGCACGATATTGAGTTTGCAGCGAAATACGTTGATCAATGTATGATGTTATTTGACGGGAAAGTCATTATGAATGATGAACCGAAAGAGTTCTTTAGTGGTAACTTCTTTTATACAACATCTATTAATAGATTCATCCGTAGAGAGTTGCCATTTGCATTAACGTGGGAGGATGTGTACGAAGCGTGTCCAAACGATATGTTGCATTTATAA
- a CDS encoding VOC family protein has protein sequence MIKGFGGIFWRTKNIDVIKKWYSEVLKIEIENWNGTVIKPELGTETIFSFFTENDSYFPTEQQVMLNFQVHNLNETIQHLEQIGVPLEKKEEISEFGKFIWIKDPEGRLIELWEK, from the coding sequence ATGATAAAAGGTTTCGGAGGAATATTTTGGAGAACTAAAAATATTGATGTTATAAAAAAATGGTACAGTGAAGTATTGAAGATTGAAATAGAAAATTGGAATGGGACTGTGATTAAACCCGAATTAGGAACTGAGACTATCTTTTCTTTCTTTACCGAGAATGACAGTTATTTTCCAACAGAACAACAAGTGATGTTGAATTTCCAAGTACATAATCTAAACGAGACTATTCAGCACCTTGAACAAATTGGTGTACCTCTTGAAAAGAAAGAAGAGATTAGTGAATTTGGAAAGTTTATTTGGATTAAAGATCCTGAAGGTCGATTGATCGAGCTTTGGGAGAAATAG
- a CDS encoding short-chain fatty acid transporter, whose protein sequence is MFRSFTNGCVTLVQRFLPEPFILSCLLTVFVIFFGMFATHQTPIEMINHWGNGIWGLLAFSMQMALVLVTGSALANAPLIKKGLTKAAKLPKTNGQGIIAISIVSLLGAYINWGFGIVVSVLYAKEVARQLEGLDYRLAIASSYSGFLIWHAGLSASIPLTLATGGETLIKTTAGSIKEAIPITETLFSPYALVPVIIFLITMPLINKAMHPDEKHTITVDPSVFHEEAAAQEVGQKTFAEKMENSMIITLCIGLLGLIYIFNYFSTKGFNLTLDIVIFMLLIAGLIFHRTPIQYIRAFSDSTKSASGILLQFPFYAGIMGMMIGVNSEGLSLGGAISTFFISISNETTFPLFTFLSAGIVNIFVPSGGGQWAVQAPIMIPAGAELGVPVAKTAMAIAWGDAWTNLIQPFWALPALAIAGLGARDIMGFCVVNLLYAGFIISLCFLFI, encoded by the coding sequence TTGTTTCGTTCATTTACAAATGGTTGTGTCACCTTAGTGCAACGCTTCTTACCAGAACCGTTTATTTTATCATGCTTATTAACCGTTTTCGTTATCTTCTTCGGCATGTTTGCAACGCATCAAACACCGATCGAGATGATTAATCATTGGGGCAATGGCATTTGGGGACTTCTCGCCTTTTCTATGCAAATGGCTCTTGTACTCGTGACAGGATCGGCATTAGCAAACGCTCCTCTTATTAAAAAAGGATTAACGAAAGCAGCAAAACTACCAAAAACGAATGGCCAAGGTATTATCGCAATTTCAATTGTAAGTTTACTAGGAGCATACATAAACTGGGGATTTGGTATTGTTGTCTCTGTTTTATATGCAAAAGAAGTGGCAAGACAGTTAGAAGGATTAGATTATAGGTTAGCAATCGCTTCTTCTTACTCCGGATTTCTCATTTGGCATGCAGGCCTTTCTGCTTCTATCCCTCTTACGTTAGCAACAGGCGGCGAAACTTTAATCAAAACGACGGCTGGAAGTATTAAAGAAGCGATTCCAATAACAGAAACTTTATTCTCACCATACGCTCTCGTTCCAGTCATTATCTTTTTAATTACGATGCCTCTCATTAATAAAGCAATGCATCCAGATGAAAAACATACGATTACAGTGGATCCAAGTGTATTCCATGAAGAAGCTGCCGCTCAAGAAGTAGGACAAAAAACATTCGCTGAAAAAATGGAAAATAGTATGATTATTACACTTTGCATTGGATTATTAGGTCTTATTTATATTTTTAACTATTTTAGTACGAAAGGCTTTAACCTTACACTTGATATCGTTATTTTTATGTTATTGATTGCGGGTCTTATTTTCCACCGTACTCCGATTCAATATATTCGCGCTTTCTCTGACTCAACTAAGAGTGCTTCAGGTATTTTACTTCAGTTTCCGTTTTATGCTGGAATTATGGGGATGATGATTGGAGTAAATAGTGAAGGGCTTTCGCTTGGAGGAGCTATTTCTACTTTCTTTATTAGCATTTCTAATGAAACCACATTCCCGCTCTTTACATTTTTAAGTGCTGGCATTGTAAATATTTTCGTTCCATCTGGAGGCGGTCAATGGGCAGTGCAAGCACCAATTATGATTCCAGCTGGCGCTGAACTTGGTGTACCTGTTGCGAAAACAGCGATGGCAATTGCATGGGGCGATGCTTGGACAAATTTAATCCAACCTTTCTGGGCATTACCGGCATTAGCGATAGCTGGTTTAGGCGCTCGTGATATTATGGGATTTTGTGTTGTTAACTTACTATATGCAGGATTTATCATTAGTCTATGTTTCTTATTTATTTAA
- a CDS encoding response regulator transcription factor encodes MESKILIVDDDKEIRNLISVYLENEGLKTQKAEDALEALQLLEEKEFDLIILDIMMPNMDGIEACMKIREDRNMPIIMLSAKSEDIDKIQGLASGADDYLSKPFNPLELIARVKSQLRRFKKYNTSIEHNKSILEIGDLTVNSDTRQVWVRGKETRLTPKEFDILELLVRNKGIVLSVAKIYEVVWKEVFYKSDNTVMVHITKIRDKIEEDSKHPIYIKTIWGIGYKI; translated from the coding sequence ATGGAGTCAAAAATTCTTATTGTTGATGATGATAAGGAGATTAGAAATCTAATCTCTGTTTATTTGGAAAATGAAGGTCTGAAAACTCAAAAGGCAGAAGATGCTTTGGAAGCTTTACAACTGTTAGAAGAAAAGGAATTTGATCTTATTATTTTAGATATTATGATGCCGAATATGGATGGTATTGAAGCTTGTATGAAGATTAGGGAAGATCGTAATATGCCTATCATTATGCTATCTGCAAAATCTGAGGATATAGACAAAATTCAGGGTCTAGCCTCTGGTGCAGACGATTATTTATCAAAGCCGTTTAACCCATTGGAATTAATCGCTAGGGTAAAATCCCAATTAAGAAGGTTTAAAAAATACAATACGTCAATAGAACATAATAAAAGCATTCTAGAAATTGGTGACTTAACCGTGAATTCAGATACTCGTCAAGTATGGGTAAGGGGAAAAGAAACTAGGCTAACTCCAAAAGAGTTTGATATTCTCGAACTACTTGTCCGTAACAAAGGGATTGTCCTGAGTGTAGCAAAAATATATGAAGTAGTTTGGAAAGAGGTTTTTTATAAATCAGACAATACCGTCATGGTGCATATTACAAAAATAAGAGACAAAATTGAAGAGGATTCTAAACATCCCATTTACATTAAAACTATTTGGGGAATTGGTTATAAAATATGA
- a CDS encoding ECF transporter S component: MSKRYVAFIIFIFAVVICTLLFTTLIMDGYYMVSSLFILAAIMLPFYIRFERKAFVSREIVIVAVLAAIAAVSRVPFSILPSVQPTSFVIIVSAIVFGSETGFMIGATAAIVSNIFLGQGPWTPWQMFSWGMIGFIAGLLRNTFLMKKLWGRLLYGFVVGFLFGWIMNFWGLLGFIQEATWETVIAYYVASFSFDLSHAISNVIFLLLFSTSWITILTRFKKKYGILDEHNVT, from the coding sequence GTGTCCAAACGATATGTTGCATTTATAATATTTATTTTTGCTGTTGTAATATGTACACTACTCTTTACGACTCTTATTATGGACGGGTATTATATGGTAAGTAGTTTGTTTATATTAGCTGCCATTATGCTACCTTTCTACATCCGTTTTGAAAGGAAGGCGTTTGTTTCACGTGAAATTGTTATCGTTGCTGTGTTAGCGGCGATTGCAGCAGTTAGCCGGGTACCATTTTCGATATTACCGAGTGTACAACCGACTTCCTTTGTCATTATCGTTTCTGCAATTGTTTTTGGAAGTGAAACTGGCTTTATGATTGGGGCAACGGCGGCCATTGTATCTAATATTTTTTTAGGACAAGGTCCGTGGACGCCGTGGCAAATGTTCTCTTGGGGCATGATCGGATTTATAGCTGGACTATTACGTAATACATTTTTAATGAAAAAACTGTGGGGAAGACTGTTGTACGGATTCGTCGTTGGATTTTTATTTGGCTGGATTATGAATTTCTGGGGTCTCCTTGGTTTTATACAGGAAGCAACGTGGGAAACAGTTATTGCCTACTATGTCGCAAGTTTTTCTTTCGATCTTAGTCATGCGATATCGAATGTTATTTTCCTTCTGTTATTTAGTACGTCATGGATTACGATCCTCACAAGATTTAAAAAGAAATACGGTATATTAGATGAGCATAACGTGACATAG